Proteins from one Thermostichus vulcanus str. 'Rupite' genomic window:
- a CDS encoding class I SAM-dependent methyltransferase, which produces MNEADITLAVQAQYETFPYPPVPYDQPFEGFSSLGSYTLAQYARTRTLKEPTGAKFLVAGCGTGWEVHGIAASNPGYASVVGIDISRPSLEIANQRLKHHGLSRCSVQYGDLLDPSTWPEGSFDMISSYGVIHHTADPVKALGNLVSRLAPDGVIALMLYNRSGRWHIYRIRKALELLGITPPATPEKIAFVRQLLNGANPNSLLAKHASANKEYYLQDENIVDNFFHANDIPFDIGEIPGFVAQVGLEFIDVAPHRDDWNAKPLVASTHPEFHQRYETLSRIEQLQVVECLEPLYHTQNLFWCCHQGKKIAHWDPFTAEFFKSSSWQLNPLFIQHGSVRYLDQKIPFSDLLGKLDPNQIPTQKMDIFWQIAQIPGKVITSSRYQVLDLLLPLAQQARSGAEILAEQEERGDHVLNLFRQWEADRLVLRVE; this is translated from the coding sequence GTGAACGAAGCGGATATCACCCTGGCGGTACAGGCCCAGTACGAAACCTTTCCCTACCCTCCCGTTCCCTACGATCAACCCTTTGAGGGGTTCTCCAGTCTGGGCAGCTATACCTTGGCGCAGTACGCCCGCACCCGCACCCTCAAGGAACCGACTGGGGCCAAGTTCCTGGTGGCAGGTTGTGGGACGGGCTGGGAAGTCCATGGCATCGCCGCCAGCAATCCTGGTTATGCCTCGGTGGTGGGGATCGACATCAGCCGACCTTCCCTCGAAATTGCCAACCAGCGTCTCAAGCATCACGGTCTCAGCCGCTGCTCCGTCCAATATGGGGATTTGTTGGATCCCTCCACTTGGCCTGAGGGCAGCTTTGACATGATCAGCTCCTATGGGGTGATTCACCACACGGCGGATCCCGTCAAGGCTTTGGGGAATTTGGTGTCGCGGCTGGCGCCAGATGGGGTGATTGCCCTGATGCTCTATAACCGCTCAGGTCGTTGGCACATTTATCGCATTCGCAAGGCTTTGGAATTGTTGGGCATTACCCCACCGGCCACCCCGGAAAAGATTGCCTTTGTGCGCCAGTTGTTGAATGGGGCCAATCCTAATTCCCTTTTGGCCAAACACGCAAGTGCCAATAAAGAGTATTACCTACAGGATGAAAATATCGTTGACAACTTCTTTCATGCCAACGACATTCCCTTTGACATTGGAGAAATTCCAGGTTTTGTGGCTCAAGTGGGTTTGGAGTTTATTGATGTGGCTCCCCATCGAGACGACTGGAATGCCAAGCCTTTGGTAGCCTCTACCCACCCTGAGTTTCACCAACGGTATGAAACTCTTTCTCGAATTGAACAACTGCAGGTGGTGGAGTGTTTGGAGCCTCTGTATCACACTCAAAATTTATTCTGGTGTTGCCATCAAGGCAAGAAAATTGCTCATTGGGATCCCTTTACGGCTGAGTTTTTTAAAAGCTCCAGTTGGCAGTTGAACCCCTTGTTTATCCAGCATGGCAGTGTACGCTATTTGGATCAAAAGATTCCTTTTTCAGATCTACTGGGCAAACTTGATCCCAATCAAATCCCGACGCAAAAAATGGATATTTTCTGGCAAATCGCCCAGATCCCCGGTAAGGTCATTACTTCTAGCCGTTATCAAGTGCTGGATCTGCTGTTGCCCTTGGCTCAACAGGCGCGTTCCGGTGCTGAGATTCTGGCTGAACAAGAAGAGAGAGGGGATCACGTCCTCAACCTGTTCCGCCAATGGGAGGCGGATCGACTGGTGTTACGGGTGGAATAA
- a CDS encoding ABC transporter permease — translation MQWWKRLRQNRWAQIGAWILLLFYTCAIFAEFIAPYNPLQSQTQGSLLPPTAIHFWDESGTWLGPHVYPTRQGPVDLQTGERPLLVDTSRPAGIRFFVEGAPYRWLGLIPSNRHLFGTIPLRPEPDLPDSPEEGSPAAEDLRVGRLNLLGTDDQGRDYFSRLIYGGRISLFIGLVGIGISFPMGLLVGAISGYFGGWVDTLLMRLAEVLMSIPTLYLLVSLAAVLQRNPLTGVPFTNAERFLVIVVIVSFVGWAGLARVIRGQVLSLRDRDFVQASRVAGAGSLYLMVRHILPQTATYVVISATLAVPGYIVAESVLSLIGLGIQQPDASWGNMLSLATNASVIILQPWLVLAPTLMVVLSSLSFNLLGDGLRDALDPRDP, via the coding sequence ATGCAGTGGTGGAAACGGCTTCGCCAAAATCGATGGGCCCAAATCGGAGCCTGGATTCTTTTGCTCTTCTACACTTGTGCCATTTTTGCCGAGTTTATTGCCCCCTATAACCCCTTGCAATCCCAAACACAGGGATCCCTGCTGCCCCCTACTGCCATTCACTTTTGGGATGAGTCTGGCACTTGGCTGGGGCCCCATGTGTATCCAACCCGCCAGGGGCCGGTGGATTTGCAAACGGGCGAACGTCCTCTTTTGGTGGATACCAGCCGTCCTGCCGGGATCCGCTTTTTTGTAGAGGGGGCTCCCTACCGTTGGTTGGGCTTGATCCCATCCAATCGCCACTTATTCGGAACCATTCCACTGCGTCCTGAGCCAGATTTACCGGATTCACCAGAAGAGGGATCCCCAGCCGCAGAAGATCTCCGGGTGGGTCGGTTGAACCTGCTGGGCACCGATGATCAAGGCCGTGATTATTTCAGCCGTCTGATTTACGGCGGACGCATCAGCCTGTTTATTGGCTTGGTGGGGATCGGCATTTCTTTCCCAATGGGTCTGTTGGTGGGGGCAATATCCGGCTATTTCGGCGGTTGGGTGGATACACTGTTGATGCGGCTGGCGGAAGTGTTGATGTCGATTCCCACCCTTTACCTGTTAGTCTCCTTGGCGGCGGTGTTGCAGCGGAACCCCCTGACGGGCGTACCTTTTACCAATGCAGAACGTTTTCTGGTGATTGTGGTGATCGTCTCGTTTGTCGGCTGGGCGGGTTTGGCCAGGGTGATTCGCGGGCAGGTGCTGTCGTTGCGGGATCGAGACTTTGTGCAAGCCTCACGGGTGGCAGGGGCGGGATCCCTGTATTTGATGGTGCGCCATATTTTGCCGCAAACAGCCACATATGTGGTGATCTCCGCTACCCTGGCGGTTCCGGGCTACATTGTGGCGGAGTCGGTATTGAGCCTGATTGGCTTGGGGATCCAACAACCGGATGCCTCCTGGGGCAATATGCTCTCCCTGGCCACCAACGCTTCCGTGATCATCCTGCAACCTTGGCTGGTGCTGGCACCAACCCTGATGGTCGTTCTCAGTTCCCTATCCTTTAACTTGCTCGGGGACGGCCTGCGGGATGCTCTGGATCCACGGGATCCCTGA
- the selD gene encoding selenide, water dikinase SelD has protein sequence MDAPIRLTQYSHGGGCGCKIAPAQLQQILKDMPLLAPNPALLVGSETSDDAAVYRLNDTQALILTTDFFMPIVDDPVDFGRIAATNALSDVYAMGGTPILALAVLGMPINTLPMEAIQGIMAGGIKVCQEAGIPLAGGHSIDSPEPIFGLVAAGLAHPDHIRRNATAQPGDDLILTKPLGIGVMTTALKKGQLSDAGYGQVLQVMTQLNRIGSQLAQRPEIHAMTDVTGFGLLGHLLEVCRGSRVGATLDLSSIPCLAEAISLAKAGIFPGAARRNWQGYEGVQAESLVEWQQLLLADPQTSGGLLLAVDPSYTSALLQELQLAGYSQARHIGRCEAGDARIYTIGKDFAATL, from the coding sequence ATGGATGCCCCCATTCGCCTCACCCAGTACTCCCACGGCGGCGGCTGTGGTTGCAAAATTGCTCCCGCTCAGTTGCAACAGATTCTTAAAGATATGCCTTTGTTGGCTCCCAACCCGGCGCTACTGGTGGGATCCGAAACCAGCGATGATGCTGCTGTTTATCGGCTGAACGACACCCAGGCCCTGATCTTGACCACCGATTTTTTCATGCCGATTGTCGATGATCCGGTGGATTTTGGCCGCATTGCCGCCACCAACGCCCTTTCCGATGTATATGCGATGGGGGGGACACCGATTTTGGCTTTGGCGGTTTTGGGTATGCCGATCAACACCCTGCCGATGGAGGCCATTCAAGGGATCATGGCGGGGGGAATCAAGGTCTGTCAGGAGGCCGGGATCCCCTTGGCGGGAGGACACTCCATCGATTCTCCTGAGCCGATCTTTGGGTTGGTGGCAGCAGGCTTGGCCCATCCTGACCACATTCGTCGCAATGCCACCGCACAACCGGGGGATGATCTGATCTTGACCAAACCGCTTGGGATTGGCGTCATGACCACAGCCCTGAAAAAAGGCCAATTGAGCGATGCAGGCTATGGGCAGGTGTTGCAGGTGATGACCCAACTGAATCGCATCGGATCCCAATTGGCACAGCGACCCGAGATCCACGCCATGACGGATGTAACAGGGTTTGGGCTACTGGGCCATTTGCTCGAAGTCTGTCGCGGCTCGAGAGTGGGGGCAACGCTGGATCTGTCCTCTATCCCTTGCTTAGCGGAAGCGATCTCCCTTGCCAAAGCAGGGATCTTTCCAGGAGCCGCTCGTCGCAACTGGCAGGGTTACGAGGGTGTACAGGCAGAATCCCTTGTCGAGTGGCAGCAATTGCTGTTGGCGGATCCCCAAACCAGCGGCGGTCTCCTGTTGGCGGTGGATCCGAGCTATACCTCAGCCTTACTCCAGGAACTCCAACTTGCCGGATATTCCCAAGCCCGCCACATTGGCCGTTGCGAAGCAGGGGATGCAAGAATCTATACAATTGGCAAGGACTTCGCGGCAACTTTATAG
- a CDS encoding DNA polymerase III subunit alpha, with amino-acid sequence MTFVPLHLHSEYSLLDGASQLPRLIEEVAAMGLPGIALTDHGVMYGAIELVKLCKAKGITPIIGNEMYVINGDITDKTRKYPRYHQIVLAKNTQGYKNLVKLTTISHLQGTQGKGIFSRPCINKEYLVQYKEGLIVTSGCLAGEVPQAILQRRTEIAREIAAWYQEQFGEDYYIELQDHGSQEDRFVNVQLVRIARQLGIPLILTNDSHFISCLDVEAHDALLCIQTGKSITESNRLRYSGTEYLKSPEEMRLLCRDHLEQAVIDEAISNTLKVMEKIQSYDLFGEMRIPDYPVPEGHSADSYLTELAWQGLQQRTGSEQPDQIPKEYQERLRFELNIIQQKGFSTYFLVVWDYIRYAREQGIPVGPGRGSAAGSLVAYALKITNIDPVKYGLLFERFLNPERKSMPDIDTDFCIERRGELIDYVTRKYGQERVAQIITFNRMTSKAILKDVGRVLDIPYAEADKMAKLIPVSRGKPAKLKEMISENTPAPEFKEKYEKDPKTQRWIELACLLEGTNKTFGVHAAGVVIAKDPLDEIVPLQYNNEGQIITQYSMEDIESLGLLKMDFLGLRNLTMIQRSVELIKEHNGVDIDLDNLPLDDEKTYQILEKGELEGIFQLESSGMKQVVRDLKPSNLEDISSVLALYRPGPLDTGMIPDFIDRKHGRKPVTYAHDLLKPILQDTYGAILYQEQIMRIAQDMAGYTLGQADLLRRAMGKKKVSEMEKHREQFVQGAAERGVSKSVATELFDQMVAFAEYCFNKSHSTAYGFITFQTAYLKANYPTEYMAALLSSVGGDQDKVQRYITYCLSIGIQIQPPDINRSGLDFTPQGSSILFGLGAVKNVGEGAIQNILATRQVEGPFASLANFCERVDLRTVNRRAIEALIHSGAFDQISSNRKQLIADLDPILSWAADRAKSKAIGQASLLDLLGGGGSNGNGFVEAPRGPATEDFPPQEKLKLERELLGFYVSDHPLRRIQEQARLLAPVNLSDIGNYAADATVNIIALITSIKNITTKKGDRMAILQLEDLTGSCEGVIFPKTYERLQNLLAIDQRLLFWAKVDQRDEQVQLIVEEVQPVESVDWVTVEIPFHSAGTLEDRYRLQTLISQQRSEVKEENRTPVVAAISANPHKVWVRMGSQFCVKNAQATVEALRQAGYTARRESLLSS; translated from the coding sequence ATGACCTTTGTTCCCTTGCACTTGCACAGTGAATACAGTCTGTTGGACGGGGCTAGCCAGTTACCCCGCTTGATTGAGGAAGTGGCGGCCATGGGCCTACCTGGTATTGCCCTCACCGACCATGGGGTGATGTACGGAGCTATAGAACTGGTGAAACTGTGCAAAGCCAAAGGGATCACCCCGATCATCGGCAACGAGATGTACGTGATCAACGGCGACATCACGGATAAGACGCGAAAATACCCGCGCTATCACCAAATTGTCTTGGCCAAAAATACTCAAGGCTATAAAAACCTGGTCAAATTGACCACCATTTCTCATCTGCAAGGCACCCAAGGCAAGGGGATTTTTTCTCGTCCCTGCATCAACAAAGAATATTTGGTGCAGTACAAAGAAGGGCTCATCGTCACCAGCGGTTGTCTAGCGGGAGAAGTTCCCCAGGCGATTTTGCAGCGGCGAACCGAAATTGCTCGTGAAATTGCCGCTTGGTATCAGGAGCAGTTCGGGGAGGATTACTACATTGAGCTTCAGGATCACGGATCCCAAGAGGATCGCTTTGTGAATGTGCAATTGGTGCGCATTGCCCGTCAACTAGGGATCCCGCTCATTCTTACCAATGATAGCCACTTCATCTCCTGTCTGGATGTGGAAGCCCACGATGCTCTTCTCTGCATTCAAACCGGCAAATCTATTACGGAAAGCAACCGACTTCGTTACAGCGGCACCGAATATTTAAAGAGTCCAGAAGAAATGCGCCTGTTGTGTCGGGATCATCTCGAACAAGCTGTTATTGATGAAGCGATCTCCAATACTCTGAAGGTGATGGAGAAAATTCAAAGCTATGACCTATTCGGAGAAATGCGCATTCCCGACTATCCTGTCCCAGAGGGTCATTCTGCCGATAGCTACCTGACTGAACTGGCCTGGCAAGGATTACAACAGCGCACGGGATCTGAACAACCGGATCAAATTCCCAAAGAGTATCAAGAGCGGCTACGCTTTGAGCTAAACATCATTCAGCAAAAAGGATTTTCTACCTATTTTTTGGTGGTTTGGGACTACATTCGCTATGCCCGTGAGCAAGGGATCCCAGTGGGGCCGGGGCGAGGTTCAGCAGCAGGATCCCTGGTAGCTTACGCCCTAAAAATTACTAACATTGATCCTGTCAAATATGGGTTGCTTTTTGAGCGCTTTTTGAACCCAGAACGGAAATCAATGCCGGATATTGATACTGATTTTTGCATTGAACGACGTGGAGAGTTGATCGACTATGTTACCCGAAAATACGGTCAGGAACGGGTAGCCCAGATCATCACCTTCAACCGCATGACTTCTAAAGCAATTCTTAAGGATGTGGGGCGAGTTCTGGATATTCCCTACGCAGAAGCAGACAAAATGGCGAAGTTGATCCCAGTTTCTCGGGGTAAACCCGCCAAGCTAAAAGAAATGATTAGCGAGAATACTCCTGCCCCCGAGTTCAAGGAAAAATATGAGAAGGATCCTAAAACCCAGCGCTGGATTGAGTTGGCTTGCCTACTAGAGGGTACCAACAAAACCTTTGGAGTTCATGCTGCTGGGGTTGTCATTGCCAAGGATCCCTTGGATGAGATTGTGCCGTTGCAGTACAACAATGAAGGCCAAATTATTACCCAATATTCGATGGAAGATATTGAGTCCTTAGGTTTGTTAAAAATGGACTTTTTGGGGTTGCGAAACCTGACGATGATTCAGCGCTCAGTGGAGCTGATCAAAGAACACAATGGTGTTGATATAGATCTGGATAACTTGCCTCTAGACGACGAGAAAACCTACCAAATTTTGGAAAAAGGTGAGCTGGAGGGGATCTTCCAACTGGAGTCTTCGGGCATGAAACAGGTGGTTCGAGATCTCAAGCCTTCTAATTTAGAAGATATTTCTTCGGTGTTGGCTTTGTATCGACCAGGTCCTTTGGATACGGGCATGATCCCGGACTTTATCGATCGCAAACATGGGCGCAAACCGGTCACCTATGCTCATGATCTTCTCAAACCCATTCTTCAAGATACCTACGGAGCCATTCTCTATCAGGAGCAGATCATGCGGATTGCCCAGGATATGGCTGGCTATACCTTGGGCCAAGCGGATTTGTTACGGCGGGCAATGGGGAAAAAGAAAGTTTCTGAGATGGAAAAACACCGTGAGCAATTTGTGCAAGGGGCTGCCGAGCGCGGTGTTAGCAAATCAGTGGCTACAGAACTGTTTGATCAAATGGTTGCCTTCGCAGAGTATTGCTTTAATAAGTCTCATTCTACAGCCTATGGTTTCATAACCTTCCAAACGGCTTATCTCAAGGCTAACTACCCCACAGAATATATGGCAGCTTTGCTCTCTTCGGTGGGAGGGGATCAGGATAAAGTTCAACGATATATTACTTATTGTCTATCGATTGGGATCCAAATTCAGCCGCCGGACATCAACCGCTCCGGGCTGGACTTCACCCCCCAAGGCAGCAGTATTTTGTTTGGTTTGGGCGCCGTGAAAAATGTTGGGGAAGGTGCTATTCAAAATATCCTCGCTACACGTCAGGTGGAAGGGCCTTTTGCTTCTCTGGCCAATTTCTGTGAGCGAGTTGATCTCCGCACTGTTAACCGACGTGCTATAGAGGCTCTGATTCATTCAGGCGCTTTTGATCAAATTTCCTCCAATCGGAAACAGTTGATCGCGGATTTGGATCCGATCCTGAGTTGGGCAGCAGACAGAGCCAAGTCTAAAGCCATTGGTCAAGCCAGTCTGCTTGATCTATTGGGGGGGGGTGGTAGTAATGGTAATGGATTCGTTGAGGCTCCCCGTGGACCAGCTACGGAAGATTTTCCCCCACAAGAAAAGCTCAAACTAGAGCGGGAACTGCTGGGCTTTTATGTTTCGGATCACCCTTTGCGTCGGATTCAAGAGCAAGCACGGTTATTGGCGCCAGTTAACCTATCTGACATTGGAAATTATGCCGCTGATGCTACTGTTAATATTATTGCTTTAATCACCTCTATTAAAAATATAACAACCAAGAAAGGGGATCGCATGGCCATTTTGCAATTGGAAGATCTGACCGGCAGCTGTGAAGGGGTGATCTTTCCCAAAACTTATGAACGCTTACAAAATCTCCTAGCGATAGATCAACGACTGTTGTTTTGGGCGAAGGTGGATCAACGGGATGAACAGGTGCAGCTGATTGTGGAGGAGGTTCAACCAGTTGAGTCAGTGGATTGGGTGACGGTAGAAATTCCTTTTCACTCTGCCGGAACCTTGGAAGATCGCTACCGTTTACAAACTTTGATTAGTCAACAACGCTCAGAAGTTAAGGAAGAAAACCGTACACCTGTTGTAGCTGCTATCTCCGCTAATCCACACAAAGTTTGGGTACGGATGGGATCCCAATTTTGTGTCAAGAATGCTCAAGCTACCGTTGAAGCCTTACGGCAGGCCGGATACACTGCCCGTAGAGAATCGTTGCTATCGAGTTGA